One part of the Chryseobacterium sp. 7 genome encodes these proteins:
- a CDS encoding glucose-1-phosphate adenylyltransferase — MNRNVISIVLGGGRGTRLFPLTYSRSKPAVPIAGKYRLVDIPISNCLNSGLNKILVLTQFNSASLNSHIKNSYHFDIFSKGFVDILAAEQNVENDSWYQGTADAVRQTMKHLEKYDYDYILILSGDQLYQMDFREMLDFHIENGGDLTIATIPVNAKDATGFGILKSDDEGNITSFYEKPDYDMLEGMKSEVSEGNKHAGKEFLASMGIYIFTKNILKKMFEEGAGDDFGKDIIPSSIGKYKTLSYQYEGYWTDIGTIESFYEANLDLCLDLPQFNLFSSSPIYTRARMLPPSKINGSYVSKAVFGDGCIIMADKIENSVIGNRTRIDKGSTIVNSYVMGADFYQNTTEIVLNDRGGRPNMGIGKYCYIEKAILDKNCYIGDNVKITGGKHIPDGDYGTYSVQDGIVVVKKGAVIAPGTHIG; from the coding sequence ATGAATCGAAATGTAATCTCCATTGTTTTAGGAGGAGGCAGAGGGACAAGACTATTCCCATTAACGTATTCCAGATCAAAACCAGCTGTTCCTATTGCAGGAAAATACAGACTGGTAGATATTCCTATTTCAAACTGCCTGAATTCAGGACTGAATAAAATTCTGGTTTTAACCCAGTTTAATTCCGCTTCTCTTAATTCGCATATTAAGAATTCTTATCATTTTGATATCTTCAGCAAAGGCTTTGTTGATATTCTGGCAGCCGAGCAGAATGTAGAAAATGACAGCTGGTATCAGGGTACCGCAGATGCTGTACGTCAAACGATGAAGCACCTTGAAAAATATGATTATGACTACATCCTGATTCTTTCAGGAGACCAGTTGTATCAGATGGACTTTAGGGAAATGCTGGATTTCCATATTGAAAACGGAGGAGATCTTACCATTGCAACCATTCCGGTGAATGCAAAAGATGCCACAGGTTTTGGAATCTTAAAATCTGATGATGAAGGAAATATCACTTCCTTCTATGAAAAACCGGATTATGATATGCTGGAAGGCATGAAATCTGAAGTTTCAGAAGGAAATAAGCATGCCGGAAAAGAATTTCTGGCTTCCATGGGAATCTATATTTTCACTAAGAATATCCTTAAAAAGATGTTTGAAGAAGGTGCAGGTGATGATTTTGGAAAAGATATTATTCCGAGTTCAATTGGAAAATACAAAACGTTAAGTTATCAGTATGAAGGCTATTGGACAGATATAGGAACTATAGAATCTTTTTACGAAGCCAATCTTGACCTTTGTCTGGATCTGCCGCAGTTTAATCTTTTTTCTTCTTCACCTATCTATACCAGAGCAAGGATGCTTCCGCCGTCAAAAATCAATGGCTCATACGTAAGTAAAGCCGTTTTTGGAGATGGATGTATCATTATGGCAGATAAAATTGAAAATTCCGTGATCGGAAACAGAACAAGAATAGATAAAGGAAGTACCATCGTGAACTCTTACGTGATGGGAGCTGATTTCTACCAAAATACAACAGAAATTGTCCTGAACGATAGAGGCGGCCGTCCTAATATGGGAATCGGAAAATACTGTTATATAGAAAAAGCAATCCTTGATAAAAATTGTTACATCGGGGATAATGTAAAGATCACCGGAGGAAAACATATCCCTGATGGTGATTACGGAACTTATTCCGTACAGGATGGGATTGTAGTGGTGAAGAAAGGCGCTGTAATTGCGCCGGGAACACATATAGGATAA
- a CDS encoding glycogen synthase encodes MVIYHLSTECYPVAKVGGLADVVGALPKYQNKIKGINAKVVMPWYNKTFVYDHEFDLVFDGFIHQGDNMLQVQVLKEKTNVLGFELYMVKIPGLLDRENPYGYQDESFQFMAFQHGVLHWLCAMEIRPDVLHCHDYHTGLVPFMVENCSEFGFLKGVKTIGTIHNGEYQGMMSWNMANYMPSFDAYKWGLMDWNGFMNPLASMIKCADAFTTVSEGYLEELFISFRGLESLVRQEFGKAYGIINGIDTEVWNPETDPMLDFNFSSKNAVAQKKKNKEKLCKEYGLKPELPLFAFIGRFATEKGADLLPDVVWRSIKQSYGALNIMILGSGNSYIENKLKEYDYTYTNFALDLGYKEHLSHKIYASADFLLMPSRVEPCGLNQMYSMRYGTVPVVRYTGGLRDTVEDISTGGAGLNFTYPGVDDIVHAMNRAIAIYNQKGVMEELIHANMNFDFAWEKSAEKYIALYNS; translated from the coding sequence ATGGTTATTTATCATTTAAGTACAGAATGTTATCCTGTAGCAAAAGTAGGCGGTCTGGCAGATGTTGTCGGGGCACTTCCGAAATATCAGAATAAAATAAAAGGAATAAATGCTAAGGTAGTAATGCCATGGTACAATAAAACCTTTGTCTATGATCATGAATTTGATCTGGTTTTTGATGGATTTATTCATCAGGGAGATAATATGCTGCAGGTTCAGGTGTTAAAAGAAAAAACAAATGTTCTGGGATTTGAGCTGTATATGGTGAAAATTCCCGGATTACTAGACAGGGAAAACCCTTACGGATATCAGGATGAAAGCTTTCAGTTTATGGCTTTTCAGCATGGAGTGCTGCACTGGCTGTGTGCCATGGAAATCCGTCCGGATGTACTGCACTGCCATGATTATCATACCGGGTTAGTTCCTTTTATGGTAGAAAACTGTTCAGAATTCGGGTTTTTAAAAGGAGTGAAGACAATAGGAACCATTCATAACGGAGAATATCAGGGAATGATGAGCTGGAATATGGCTAATTACATGCCTTCTTTCGATGCTTACAAATGGGGCTTAATGGATTGGAACGGATTTATGAATCCTCTCGCAAGTATGATTAAATGTGCCGATGCCTTCACCACTGTTTCCGAAGGATATCTTGAAGAACTTTTCATAAGCTTCCGCGGTCTGGAAAGCCTGGTTCGTCAGGAATTCGGGAAAGCCTACGGAATTATCAACGGGATTGACACCGAAGTCTGGAATCCTGAAACCGATCCTATGCTGGATTTTAATTTTAGCAGCAAAAATGCAGTCGCTCAAAAGAAAAAAAATAAAGAAAAACTCTGTAAAGAATATGGTTTAAAACCGGAACTTCCTTTGTTTGCCTTTATCGGAAGATTCGCTACGGAAAAAGGAGCAGATCTGCTGCCGGATGTAGTCTGGAGAAGCATTAAGCAAAGTTATGGCGCTTTAAATATTATGATTCTCGGCTCAGGAAACAGCTATATCGAAAATAAATTAAAAGAATACGACTATACGTATACCAATTTTGCTTTGGATCTGGGATATAAAGAACATCTTTCCCATAAAATATACGCCTCGGCAGATTTTTTGCTTATGCCTTCCAGAGTAGAACCCTGCGGGTTGAATCAAATGTATTCCATGAGGTACGGAACCGTTCCTGTAGTGAGATATACAGGAGGCCTCAGAGATACCGTAGAAGATATTTCAACCGGAGGAGCAGGTTTAAACTTTACTTATCCTGGTGTGGATGATATTGTACATGCCATGAACAGAGCCATAGCAATTTATAATCAAAAAGGTGTCATGGAAGAACTCATCCATGCCAACATGAATTTTGATTTTGCATGGGAGAAATCTGCAGAAAAATACATAGCTTTATATAATAGCTAA
- a CDS encoding polyketide cyclase — protein MRIFKILTFIIILLGGAYAASMYYFVDESKNFTIEKEIDYPVDKVFAQFNNLQNFTRWNNFFTSSQSIDIDYYTPYEGQGSAISYVDPKNDTDGEMFIRYENLNKTLKYQLFEDENENPTLVDVKFKSVSAEKTKIIWYVHTPKLSVWKRVGNFWTEDRFAENINKSMANLKNSLGNKVEKDNQMAAIKYDSLMVENEEDKLLLGINVSTSNKKDALYKNIVMNYNKVYNFVTMDLGKRDDEFGYPILITDADNYKDKEVSYFLGIPLSKKIGVSDNNFNFRSVNPSQNYVMYYKGNYEGRIRAIQQLIQKAKKDEMRFGDIRQTFIERPMEGQEVNVKLSLSVYK, from the coding sequence ATGCGTATTTTTAAGATATTAACTTTTATCATTATCTTGTTGGGAGGAGCTTATGCGGCTTCCATGTATTATTTTGTGGACGAAAGTAAAAATTTCACCATTGAAAAAGAAATTGATTATCCGGTAGATAAGGTTTTTGCCCAGTTCAATAACCTTCAGAATTTCACAAGATGGAACAATTTTTTTACCAGTTCACAATCTATCGATATTGATTATTATACGCCTTATGAAGGGCAGGGAAGTGCCATTAGCTATGTAGATCCTAAAAATGATACCGATGGAGAAATGTTCATCAGGTATGAGAACCTTAATAAGACTCTGAAATACCAGCTTTTTGAGGATGAAAACGAAAATCCAACTTTGGTTGATGTCAAGTTTAAATCCGTTTCTGCAGAAAAAACAAAAATCATCTGGTACGTACATACTCCGAAATTATCTGTTTGGAAAAGAGTAGGGAACTTCTGGACGGAAGACCGTTTTGCCGAAAATATCAACAAAAGTATGGCAAATCTTAAAAACTCTTTAGGAAATAAAGTAGAAAAAGATAACCAGATGGCCGCCATTAAATACGACAGTCTGATGGTGGAAAATGAAGAAGACAAGTTATTGTTGGGGATCAATGTAAGCACATCAAACAAAAAAGATGCACTTTACAAAAATATCGTGATGAATTATAACAAAGTCTATAATTTTGTGACGATGGATCTTGGAAAAAGAGATGATGAATTTGGATATCCGATCCTGATTACCGATGCGGATAATTACAAAGACAAAGAGGTTTCTTACTTCCTCGGAATTCCGCTTTCTAAGAAAATTGGAGTGTCTGATAATAATTTCAATTTTAGGTCTGTAAACCCGTCTCAAAATTACGTGATGTACTACAAAGGGAACTATGAGGGCCGAATTCGGGCAATTCAACAGCTGATCCAGAAAGCCAAAAAAGACGAGATGCGCTTCGGAGATATCCGCCAGACCTTTATTGAGCGTCCTATGGAAGGTCAGGAGGTAAACGTTAAGCTCTCATTATCAGTGTATAAGTAA
- a CDS encoding 2-oxoglutarate dehydrogenase E1 component, which produces MDRFSFLNAAHSQLIEDLYQQYLKFPDSLEPSWKAFFQGFDFALENYGDDDNTQFIQASASAAPAVQQISQAVSNGEVPEHIKKEFKVVNLIEAYRTRGHLFTKTNPVRERRHYTPTLDIENFGLSKEDLNTKFNCAVETGMKEPATLADLIKHLESIYCDSIGVEYMHINNVEEKDFIKRWLQVNENHPSLSANEKTEILLKLNQAVAFENYLHTKFVGQKRFSLEGGETLIPALDQLISRSSQLGVDEVVLGMAHRGRLNVLTNIFGKSYKQIFSEFEGKEFEEDVFSGDVKYHLGSSKKIKTASGEEVCINLTPNPSHLETVAALVEGICRAKVDDKYKDYSKVLPIIIHGDGAIAGQGIAYEVAQMMTLEGYRTGGTVHIVVNNQVSFTTNYMDARSSTYCTDIAKVTESPVMHVNADDAEAVVHAIHFAADFRAKFGKDVYIDLLGYRKYGHNEGDEPRFTQPNLYKTISKHPNPREIYKDKLLKDSITSNDVIAKMETEFKALLDKDFDASKEIEKNVMDLFMAEDWTNYPIGKRGAVQLPVDTKYDAAKLKELALKMSTLPVDKKFINKITRLFENRIKAIEGNSLDWALGEWLAYATLLVEGHNVRISGEDVERGTFSHRHAVVKTEDTEEEYIPLRHVSESRFDVFNSHLSEYGVLGFDYGYAMASPNTLTIWEAQFGDFVNGAQIIVDQYLAAAEEKWKIQNGLVMLLPHGSEGQGAEHSSARLERFLTLCANENMVVANITSPANYFHLLRRQLKWGFRKPLIVMSPKSLLRHPKVVSPIEDFANGTFQPILDDPTADPKKVEKVVLCSGKLYFELLAKKEELNCENIALVRFEQLYPLQTDAIEAIFNKYENKKQLVWAQEEPENMGAWSYILRNFRDTGIQVVAPVPSGAPAPGSHKMFEKNQNAVINRVFDRDDAPAKRPVTA; this is translated from the coding sequence ATGGACAGATTTTCATTCCTAAACGCAGCTCATTCTCAGTTAATTGAGGATTTATACCAACAGTACTTAAAATTCCCAGACTCTCTAGAACCATCATGGAAAGCTTTCTTTCAAGGCTTCGATTTTGCTTTGGAGAACTATGGAGACGACGATAACACCCAGTTTATTCAGGCTTCGGCCAGCGCTGCTCCGGCAGTACAACAGATTTCTCAGGCAGTATCAAACGGAGAAGTTCCTGAGCATATCAAGAAAGAATTTAAAGTAGTAAACCTTATTGAGGCTTACAGAACAAGAGGGCACCTTTTCACGAAAACTAACCCTGTTAGAGAAAGAAGACATTATACCCCTACTTTAGACATCGAAAACTTCGGTCTTTCTAAAGAAGATTTAAATACAAAATTCAACTGCGCGGTTGAAACAGGAATGAAAGAACCTGCTACTTTGGCAGATTTGATCAAGCACCTTGAAAGCATCTACTGTGATTCTATTGGAGTAGAATACATGCACATCAACAACGTTGAAGAAAAAGATTTCATCAAAAGATGGCTTCAGGTAAATGAAAACCATCCAAGTCTTTCTGCCAACGAAAAAACAGAAATCTTATTAAAATTAAATCAGGCAGTTGCTTTTGAAAACTACCTTCACACAAAATTTGTAGGACAAAAGAGATTCTCATTAGAAGGTGGTGAAACATTAATCCCTGCTTTAGATCAATTGATCTCAAGATCTTCTCAGTTAGGAGTAGATGAAGTAGTATTGGGAATGGCTCACAGAGGTAGACTTAATGTACTGACCAACATCTTCGGGAAATCTTACAAACAGATCTTCTCAGAATTTGAAGGAAAAGAATTCGAAGAAGATGTATTCTCTGGTGACGTTAAATATCACTTAGGATCATCTAAAAAGATCAAAACAGCTTCAGGAGAAGAAGTTTGTATCAACCTTACTCCGAACCCATCTCACCTTGAAACGGTTGCTGCTCTTGTAGAAGGTATCTGCCGTGCAAAAGTAGATGACAAATACAAAGATTACTCTAAAGTATTGCCAATCATCATTCACGGTGATGGAGCGATTGCCGGACAAGGTATTGCTTACGAAGTGGCTCAGATGATGACGTTGGAAGGATACAGAACTGGAGGAACCGTTCATATCGTTGTAAATAACCAGGTTTCATTTACAACTAACTATATGGATGCAAGATCTTCAACATATTGTACAGACATTGCAAAAGTTACAGAATCCCCTGTAATGCACGTAAATGCTGACGATGCTGAAGCGGTTGTTCATGCCATCCACTTTGCTGCTGATTTCAGAGCGAAATTCGGAAAAGACGTTTATATTGACCTTTTAGGGTACAGAAAATATGGTCACAACGAAGGTGATGAGCCAAGATTTACTCAGCCTAACCTATATAAAACCATTTCAAAACACCCGAATCCAAGAGAAATTTATAAAGATAAATTATTGAAAGACAGCATTACTTCAAACGACGTAATTGCTAAAATGGAAACGGAATTCAAAGCTCTTCTGGACAAAGATTTTGATGCTTCTAAAGAGATTGAGAAAAACGTAATGGATCTATTCATGGCTGAAGACTGGACGAACTATCCAATCGGAAAGAGAGGAGCAGTTCAGTTGCCTGTAGATACCAAATATGATGCAGCGAAGCTTAAAGAATTAGCACTTAAAATGTCAACACTTCCTGTTGATAAAAAGTTCATCAATAAAATTACAAGACTTTTTGAAAACCGTATCAAAGCTATTGAAGGAAACTCATTAGACTGGGCGCTAGGAGAGTGGTTAGCATATGCTACACTTCTTGTGGAAGGCCACAACGTAAGAATCTCCGGAGAAGATGTAGAAAGAGGAACATTCTCTCACAGACATGCGGTAGTAAAAACAGAAGATACAGAAGAAGAATATATCCCTTTAAGACACGTATCAGAAAGTAGATTTGATGTATTCAACTCTCACCTTTCAGAATATGGGGTTTTAGGTTTCGATTACGGATATGCAATGGCATCTCCAAATACATTAACCATCTGGGAAGCTCAGTTCGGAGATTTCGTGAACGGAGCTCAGATCATCGTTGACCAGTACCTTGCTGCTGCAGAAGAAAAATGGAAAATCCAGAATGGATTGGTAATGTTATTGCCTCACGGTTCAGAAGGACAGGGTGCTGAGCACTCTTCAGCAAGACTGGAGAGATTCCTTACCCTTTGTGCCAATGAAAACATGGTGGTAGCGAATATTACGTCACCTGCCAACTACTTCCACTTATTAAGAAGACAGTTGAAATGGGGCTTCAGAAAACCATTGATCGTAATGAGCCCTAAATCTTTATTGAGACATCCTAAAGTGGTTTCTCCAATCGAAGATTTTGCAAACGGTACATTCCAGCCAATCTTAGACGATCCTACTGCAGATCCTAAAAAAGTAGAAAAAGTAGTTCTTTGTTCAGGTAAACTGTACTTCGAATTATTAGCGAAGAAAGAAGAACTGAACTGTGAAAATATTGCATTAGTAAGATTTGAGCAGTTATATCCGCTTCAGACAGATGCTATTGAAGCGATCTTCAACAAATACGAAAACAAAAAACAATTGGTTTGGGCTCAGGAAGAACCTGAAAACATGGGAGCTTGGTCTTATATCCTTAGAAACTTCAGAGATACAGGAATCCAGGTAGTTGCTCCGGTACCAAGCGGTGCTCCGGCTCCAGGTAGCCACAAAATGTTTGAGAAAAACCAAAATGCAGTGATCAACAGAGTTTTTGACAGAGATGATGCTCCTGCAAAAAGACCCGTTACAGCTTAA